A stretch of Halomonas elongata DSM 2581 DNA encodes these proteins:
- the fba gene encoding class II fructose-bisphosphate aldolase (catalyzes the reversible aldol condensation of dihydroxyacetonephosphate and glyceraldehyde 3-phosphate in the Calvin cycle, glycolysis, and/or gluconeogenesis) produces the protein MALISMRQMLDHAAEHGYGVPAFNVNNLEQMRAIMEAADETDSPVIVQASAGARKYAGAPFLRHLILAAVEEFPHIPVAMHQDHGTSPAVCQRSIQLGFSSVMMDGSLGEDGKTPTSYDYNVDVTRRTVEMAHACGVSVEGELGCLGSLETGMAGEEDGVGAEGKLDHDQLLTDPEEAADFVKATHVDALAIAIGTSHGAYKFTRPPTGDTLSIQRIKEIHARIPETHLVMHGSSSVPQEWLEVINEFGGEIPETYGVPVEEIVEGIKHGVRKVNIDTDLRLASTGAVRRFLAKNPAEFDPRKFLKVSTAAMKEVCKARYEAFGTAGNASKIKPINLEEMFLRYERGELDPRVK, from the coding sequence ATGGCACTGATCAGCATGCGCCAGATGCTGGACCACGCCGCCGAACACGGCTACGGCGTCCCGGCCTTCAACGTCAACAACCTCGAGCAGATGCGCGCCATCATGGAGGCCGCCGACGAAACCGATTCTCCGGTGATCGTCCAGGCCTCCGCCGGCGCCCGCAAGTACGCCGGCGCACCCTTCCTGCGCCACCTCATCCTGGCCGCCGTCGAGGAGTTTCCGCATATCCCGGTGGCCATGCATCAGGACCACGGCACCAGCCCCGCCGTGTGCCAGCGCTCCATCCAGCTCGGCTTCTCCTCGGTAATGATGGACGGCTCGCTGGGCGAGGACGGCAAGACGCCGACCAGTTACGACTACAACGTCGATGTCACCCGTCGCACCGTCGAGATGGCCCACGCCTGCGGCGTTTCCGTCGAGGGCGAGCTGGGCTGCCTGGGCAGCCTGGAAACCGGCATGGCCGGTGAAGAGGATGGCGTCGGCGCCGAGGGCAAGCTCGATCACGATCAGTTGCTCACCGATCCCGAAGAGGCCGCCGACTTCGTCAAGGCGACCCATGTCGACGCCCTGGCCATCGCCATCGGCACCAGCCACGGCGCCTACAAGTTCACCCGTCCGCCCACCGGCGACACCCTCTCCATCCAGCGCATCAAGGAGATTCATGCCCGCATCCCGGAGACTCACCTGGTGATGCACGGCTCCTCCTCGGTGCCCCAGGAATGGCTCGAGGTGATCAACGAGTTCGGTGGTGAGATCCCCGAGACCTACGGCGTCCCCGTCGAGGAAATCGTCGAGGGCATCAAGCACGGCGTGCGCAAGGTCAACATCGACACCGACCTGCGCCTGGCGTCCACCGGTGCGGTGCGCCGCTTCTTGGCCAAGAACCCTGCCGAGTTCGATCCGCGCAAGTTCCTCAAGGTCAGCACCGCGGCCATGAAGGAAGTCTGCAAGGCCCGCTACGAAGCCTTCGGCACCGCCGGCAACGCCTCGAAGATCAAGCCGATCAACCTCGAAGAGATGTTCCTGCGCTACGAGCGTGGCGAACTGGATCCGCGAGTGAAGTAA